One window of Acidovorax sp. T1 genomic DNA carries:
- a CDS encoding transglycosylase SLT domain-containing protein — protein sequence MPFFADLPPQLQERVVCSISAAVKYEVPVNIVLAVAEKEGGKPGQWVRNSNGTHDVGPMQFNTAYLGDLARYGITANDVAAAGCYSFDLAAWRLRMHIRNDKGDLWTKAANYHSRTPQYNAVYRADLMRKASKWADWLEARFVTLDVTKAGATPSTPSQPATVAQRATPAARPAPAPQQAAPAAAAARSVSVAGYVPRTVSFNTSREGSAE from the coding sequence ATGCCGTTCTTCGCCGATCTGCCGCCGCAGCTCCAGGAGCGCGTCGTCTGCTCGATCTCGGCCGCCGTCAAGTACGAGGTGCCGGTCAACATCGTGTTGGCCGTCGCCGAGAAAGAGGGCGGCAAGCCGGGCCAGTGGGTGCGCAACTCGAATGGCACGCATGACGTTGGCCCGATGCAGTTCAACACCGCGTACCTGGGCGACCTGGCCCGATACGGCATCACGGCGAACGATGTGGCGGCTGCCGGCTGCTACTCGTTCGACCTGGCCGCCTGGCGGCTGCGGATGCACATCCGCAACGACAAGGGCGACCTCTGGACGAAGGCGGCGAACTACCACTCGCGCACGCCGCAGTACAACGCGGTGTACCGGGCCGACTTGATGCGCAAGGCGTCGAAGTGGGCCGATTGGCTCGAAGCTCGGTTCGTCACGCTTGACGTGACGAAGGCCGGGGCCACGCCCTCGACGCCCAGCCAGCCCGCGACGGTGGCCCAGCGGGCGACGCCGGCGGCCAGGCCGGCACCAGCACCCCAGCAGGCCGCCCCAGCGGCCGCAGCAGCTCGCAGCGTGTCGGTGGCCGGCTACGTGCCCCGCACGGTGTCTTTCAACACTTCACGCGAGGGGTCGGCCGAGTAG